From one Formosa sediminum genomic stretch:
- a CDS encoding DUF6252 family protein produces MIKNWFVVVLMGVIMTSCGDNLEFNYPALQAKRDGDLWKTTSQNVSNNAGVLTINGNGNGAYITMELPELSIGTYLFGTVSEDQVATATATFTNKEGVVYSTLFNATDNLSTPNIDESAIYYAEGTIEINDINTAEGYISGEFWFTAYTELGGDKVDLNQGVFYEVPFVSE; encoded by the coding sequence ATGATTAAAAATTGGTTTGTAGTAGTTTTAATGGGGGTAATAATGACTTCTTGCGGAGACAATTTAGAATTTAATTACCCAGCACTTCAAGCAAAAAGAGATGGAGATTTGTGGAAAACAACATCGCAAAATGTATCTAATAATGCAGGCGTATTAACTATTAATGGGAATGGCAATGGTGCTTATATTACAATGGAGCTTCCAGAATTAAGTATAGGGACGTATTTATTTGGAACAGTAAGTGAAGATCAAGTTGCTACTGCTACTGCAACATTTACAAATAAAGAGGGTGTCGTGTATTCTACATTGTTTAACGCTACAGATAATTTAAGTACTCCTAATATTGATGAAAGCGCGATTTACTATGCAGAAGGTACAATTGAAATAAATGATATTAATACTGCAGAAGGTTATATAAGTGGTGAGTTTTGGTTTACAGCTTATACGGAACTGGGAGGAGATAAAGTAGATTTAAATCAAGGGGTGTTTTACGAGGTGCCTTTTGTGTCAGAATAA
- a CDS encoding glycosyltransferase translates to MKLSIIIPVYNAENFVGQCLESILNQNIDPSEFEIIAVDDGSIDGSVSVLQTYEKNNDNILVVLQKNQGVGAARNKGMELAKGKYLYFLDSDDYLASNVLLPILEYAQTNNLQIVTFQSITTKKRNLYTSSLAGKHTTKVQSGPNYIGAIGYRNEVWWYIVERNFVKELGLKFILGRWMEDAIFTTQLFLAAQRMSKLQIDAHRYVTVKNSVMTNKKPEHYIKVICDLSHAAEVFNDFIYRVKETETGHKHDLCKKRLEERQQSLVFFMMIRMLKSRISFKEVKTIINHLNIIGAYPLTNFGRVENRELSYGVLKHLFNIKCLYYKIFICCNPILKHIYK, encoded by the coding sequence TTGAAGCTTAGTATAATAATACCTGTCTATAATGCTGAAAATTTTGTGGGGCAATGTTTAGAAAGTATTTTAAATCAAAATATAGATCCTAGTGAGTTTGAAATAATCGCTGTGGATGATGGGTCTATAGATGGTAGTGTTTCTGTGTTGCAAACTTATGAGAAGAATAATGATAATATTTTAGTTGTTTTACAAAAAAACCAAGGTGTAGGTGCTGCAAGAAATAAAGGTATGGAGCTTGCCAAGGGGAAATATCTATATTTTTTAGATTCAGACGATTATTTAGCTTCTAATGTATTATTACCTATTTTAGAGTATGCACAAACTAATAATTTACAAATAGTAACTTTTCAATCTATAACTACTAAAAAACGTAATCTTTATACCTCTAGCCTTGCAGGTAAACATACTACAAAAGTGCAATCTGGACCAAATTATATAGGTGCAATAGGTTACAGAAATGAGGTATGGTGGTATATTGTAGAACGTAATTTTGTTAAAGAATTAGGGTTAAAGTTTATTCTTGGACGTTGGATGGAAGATGCTATATTCACTACCCAATTATTTCTGGCAGCACAACGTATGTCAAAACTACAAATAGATGCCCATAGATATGTTACTGTAAAGAATTCAGTAATGACAAATAAAAAACCTGAACATTATATTAAAGTAATATGCGATTTAAGTCATGCTGCAGAAGTTTTTAACGATTTTATATATCGTGTAAAAGAAACTGAAACTGGACATAAACATGATTTATGTAAAAAACGTTTAGAAGAGAGACAACAATCATTAGTGTTTTTTATGATGATACGTATGTTAAAGTCAAGAATTTCATTCAAAGAAGTTAAAACCATTATTAATCATTTGAATATTATTGGTGCGTATCCGTTAACTAACTTTGGACGAGTTGAAAATAGAGAATTAAGTTATGGGGTTTTAAAACATCTATTTAACATTAAGTGTTTATATTATAAAATATTTATATGCTGTAATCCAATTTTAAAACATATTTATAAATAA
- a CDS encoding 30S ribosomal protein S16, with amino-acid sequence MPVKIRLQRHGKKGKPFYWIVAADARSKRDGKYLEKLGIYNPNTNPATIELDVNGAVTWLQNGAQPTDTAKAILSYKGALLKNHLAGGVRKGALTEEQAEEKFNAWLEEKTAKVSSKEDGLAKAQADAKAKALEAEKAVNDARTAAVAEAEAEAKAAEEAANAETAEETANEEE; translated from the coding sequence ATGCCTGTAAAAATTAGATTACAAAGACATGGTAAAAAAGGAAAACCTTTTTACTGGATCGTTGCTGCTGATGCAAGATCAAAAAGAGATGGTAAATACTTAGAAAAATTAGGTATCTACAATCCAAACACAAACCCTGCAACTATCGAATTAGATGTAAACGGTGCTGTAACTTGGTTACAAAACGGTGCTCAACCTACAGATACTGCAAAAGCAATTTTATCTTACAAAGGTGCATTACTAAAAAATCACCTTGCTGGTGGAGTTAGAAAAGGTGCTTTAACTGAAGAGCAAGCTGAAGAAAAATTCAACGCTTGGTTAGAAGAAAAAACTGCAAAAGTATCTTCTAAAGAAGATGGTTTAGCAAAAGCTCAGGCTGATGCTAAAGCAAAAGCATTAGAAGCTGAAAAAGCTGTTAATGATGCAAGAACTGCTGCTGTCGCTGAGGCAGAAGCAGAAGCAAAAGCTGCTGAAGAAGCTGCTAATGCTGAAACTGCAGAAGAAACTGCTAACGAAGAAGAATAA
- the rimM gene encoding ribosome maturation factor RimM (Essential for efficient processing of 16S rRNA) encodes MKKEDCFFLGKIVKKYSFKGELLIKLDTDEPELFEDMDSVFIDLRNNLVPFFIESSQLHKSELLRIKFEDVDSEADAETLLKSDLYLPLDFLPELEGNKFYFHEIIGFTVEDLNFGKVGIITSVNDSTAQALFEIDRDGTEILIPMNDEFISKVDKPNKTIFVETPEGLIDLYLED; translated from the coding sequence ATGAAAAAAGAAGACTGTTTCTTTCTAGGAAAGATTGTGAAAAAATATAGTTTTAAAGGCGAACTACTTATAAAACTAGATACAGACGAACCTGAATTGTTTGAAGATATGGATTCGGTATTTATTGATTTAAGAAACAATTTAGTGCCGTTCTTTATAGAATCGTCTCAATTACATAAATCGGAATTACTTCGCATTAAATTTGAAGATGTAGATAGTGAAGCAGATGCTGAAACCTTATTAAAATCTGATTTATATCTGCCCCTAGATTTTTTACCAGAGTTAGAAGGCAATAAATTCTATTTTCATGAAATCATAGGCTTTACAGTTGAAGATCTTAATTTTGGAAAAGTAGGCATCATTACATCTGTTAATGATTCTACTGCTCAAGCACTGTTTGAAATAGACCGCGATGGTACTGAAATCTTGATCCCTATGAACGACGAGTTTATCTCGAAAGTAGACAAACCCAATAAAACAATTTTTGTTGAAACGCCTGAAGGTTTAATAGATTTATATTTAGAAGACTAA